In Zea mays cultivar B73 chromosome 7, Zm-B73-REFERENCE-NAM-5.0, whole genome shotgun sequence, the following proteins share a genomic window:
- the LOC103634066 gene encoding pre-mRNA-processing factor 19 gives MPFAIVEAVTVHVTQKYFVSASKDNSWCFYDISTGSCLTQVGEASGQEGYTSASFHPDGLILGTGTTDAVVKIWDVKAQSNVAKFEGHVGPVTAMSFSENGYFLAVRNLDKSYVHNDKFI, from the exons ATGCCGTTCGCAATC GTTGAAGCTGTTACAGTACATGTGACTCAGAAGTATTTTGTGAGTGCTTCCAAGGATAACTCTTGGTGCTTCTATGATATTTCAACAGGATCTTGCCTGACACAG GTTGGCGAGGCTTCAGGACAAGAGGGATATACATCTGCGTCTTTCCATCCAGATGGTCTTATCCTTGGAACAGGAACTACTGATGCTGTTGTTAAAATTTGGGACGTGAAGGCTCAG TCAAATGTCGCAAAGTTTGAGGGTCATGTCGGACCAGTCACTGCTATGTCTTTCTCTGAAAATGGTTACTTCCTAGCGGTACGTAATTTAGATAAAAGCTACGTGCACAATGACAAATTTATTTAG